In the Wyeomyia smithii strain HCP4-BCI-WySm-NY-G18 chromosome 2, ASM2978416v1, whole genome shotgun sequence genome, one interval contains:
- the LOC129722293 gene encoding uncharacterized protein LOC129722293 — protein MTTEPHGTVMTVTMHRVEEAATNQVPGDKLTSVQTCTNTVTESSNTLEHEEGEIDDEEEDRNGLEYEDISSDEEFTIRERIAQLEAMDSELGRLTVKHNASFKSSTAVDDEAKENYECVSDDEDIEMYLNRFEPVPKPKLLPPRRRTTSKMLRPSRRRTGTRRNVGSSSSARRHTEKSARHKEQQDRSRHSHSGLRKVSSMSSVIHRRHKRRKTHASNSVPVVNIGISSSDTSETEFPLDRARLQAACNISSNRKRKTDKENWDALKRKLKGQIQKRRKEQAVKHIVNEPVVLDVDEYGEAEEEEDEEVLQLRLQALKTKAELKEPDVISLLEDPISPNKIAEEQELRLLALRSTFTKKHQMRLKKRQEERPYSPSDDIPLLLSPTSDFPTPPEPEITNIDDDIQIIEIRPETVEISDSSSSDDDSNRMEISPTESLQCPESLEEQSRDPVPENVEYSKSEELDAPVPTVDEDQPAMIEDTSIPEPPPPPIIGNLHKTTADEEDEELLRNQLLSNLKPTAVISESRPMTPDSMAEEEAEALRALILSKMNKKASVRNREQTQTPPQASDMSNQFHSGTCQSSPALIVPSPVDMASTTANPIVTASNTNPPRLSTNPNLITLIDKRKIARKKRKKSETALQNRAAKKAALALNAPLIAIAAPPPARTLIKAPVVQQPPLPPLSVALPATATTKLVNNPNKLININTPLVISTLSPRERSAPVETFFQKPVRKLIIQVGNSDSDSDPDYYPPADDSIQEEPQEVNRLRESFLRDLDNASPSRVMLESPTYSPVAPTVSSGGVEDEGLENEPLTSETTPAQKNPEADSNQVPFEQRLDHFLRSVRSKIDQSQATLNGAATDRPAQRSTSANVTPSTVGSGPHGLGAASKPVKQAVSAPVPVTPLAVRHLPKSAQLEYKRLVARMAQLEKQKQIRINAFNQRDAHRTATLTKTIINSGAMDAGGAEKNHELVVTINRDGRDVQDKTNQVPVPAKNQPLTKRDSDTLFKRVLINNTVIAESSRSNTQPTVENQNTSTEETKEQSSVASTSPPIDESNDSIPTKNVPTSPKRKVGSVQTDHEISSLREELHRLSTANGNKQKVLAIAEYRFAKHSQRFHKELRDLIATVENAQHERQKQYDLENKVAFLKEKLTVLERALALHKGRIELIFPALQQSHTNVMNSRKKSIELNNLCLEIGRAVKGPDYNAPSVVNNEIHDQLKVLTLETKKLKNMKKLSLDEFKQMTAEQRQTQAMQRRQLTEADRSHESAAEVKDQPAEANATSKEVKVVVTKDQEDSRSVANKEKPKQNNNETSGPGSMHSTSERPTQEAQTTVACESQTRFGKYTSPLASFKDQSALNIPDGVICPYQMRGECVDQDCKFEHFQ, from the exons ATGACTACGGAGCCTCACGGAACCGTCATGACAGTAACTATGCATAGAGTAGAAGAAGCTGCTACTAATCAGGTGCCTGGTGATAAGCTAACATCTGTACAAACTTGTACAAATACCGTGACTGAGTCATCAAATACTTTAGAACACGAAGAAGGGGAAATCGACGATGAAGAAGAGGACAGAAATGGCCTTGAATATGAGGACATTAGCTCGGATGAAGAGTTCACTATCCGGGAACGTATTGCACAACTGGAGGCAATGGACAGTGAGCTGGGACGGCTCACTGTGAAGCATAATG CTAGCTTCAAGTCCTCGACGGCAGTGGACGATGAGGCAAAGGAAAATTATGAATGTGTTTCGGATGACGAAGACATCGAAATGTACCTGAACCGATTTGAGCCTGTGCCTAAACCCAAACTGCTACCGCCGCGGCGGAGGACGACATCAAAAATGCTTCGACCTTCACGCCGTAGAACTGGAACACGACGAAATGTAGGGTCTTCCAGTAGCGCTAGGAGACATACCGAAAAGTCAGCTAGACACAAAGAGCAGCAAGATAGAAGCCGCCACAGTCATAGTGGCCTTCGTAAGGTATCCTCGATGAGCTCCGTCATTCATCGGCGGCACAAGAGGCGAAAAACGCACGCTAGCAATAGTGTTCCAGTGGTTAATATTGGTATTTCAAGCTCGGATACATCCGAGACAGAATTTCCATTAGATCGTGCTAGACTGCAGGCGGCTTGCAACATCAGTAGTAATCGAAAACGGAAGACTGATAAAGAAAATTGGGATGCACTTAAACGAAAACTTAAGGGGCAAATTCAGAAGCGTAGAAAAGAACAAGCAGTGAAACATATCGTAAACGAACCAGTGGTGTTGGATGTTGATGAATATGGCGAGGCAGAAGAGGAGGAGGATGAGGAAGTTTTACAACTCAGATTACAGGCCCTCAAAACTAAAGCGGAACTCAAGGAACCTGATGTTATAAGTTTACTAGAGGATCCAATTTCGCCAAATAAAATTGCTGAAGAGCAGGAACTGCGATTGCTCGCATTGCGCTCGACTTTCACTAAAAAGCATCAAATGAGACTGAAAAAAAGACAAGAAGAAAGGCCGTACTCTCCAAGTGACGATATTCCATTATTACTTTCTCCTACGAGTGATTTTCCTACCCCACCGGAGCCGGAAATAACTAATATCGATGATGATAttcaaataattgaaataaGGCCAGAAACTGTAGAGATATCAGACAGTTCTTCATCTGATGACGATAGCAATCGGATGGAAATTAGTCCAACAGAGAGTCTTCAATGTCCAGAATCTTTAGAAGAACAGTCGAGGGATCCTGTTCCTGAAAATGTGGAATACTCGAAAAGCGAAGAGTTAGATGCTCCTGTTCCGACTGTTGATGAAGATCAGCCGGCGATGATTGAAGACACTTCTATACCGGAGCCACCACCGCCACCGATTATTGGAAATTTACATAAAACAACTGCAGATGAAGAAGACGAAGAACTCCTTCGCAATCAATTGTTATCCAATCTGAAGCCCACCGCGGTTATCTCGGAGAGTCGACCCATGACACCCGACTCTATGGCTGAAGAAGAGGCAGAGGCCCTTAGAGCATTGATACTTTCGAAAATGAACAAGAAAGCTTCTGTTCGTAATAGGGAACAAACCCAAACACCTCCCCAGGCTTCGGATATGTCTAATCAATTTCATTCGGGTACTTGCCAAAGTTCACCAGCTCTGATAGTTCCTTCGCCGGTAGACATGGCCAGCACAACCGCAAATCCTATCGTTACAgcatccaatacaaatccgccACGCCTTTCGACAAATCCCAACCTAATTACACTGATAGACAAACGAAAGATCGCTCGTAAGAAGCGCAAAAAATCAGAGACCGCGCTGCAAAATCGTGCCGCCAAAAAGGCAGCTTTAGCTTTAAATGCGCCGCTAATAGCGATAGCCGCTCCACCACCAGCACGGACACTAATCAAAGCACCTGTAGTACAACAGCCTCCACTTCCTCCTCTCTCGGTTGCACTTCCTGCCACTGCCACCACCAAACTGGTGAACAATCCAAACAAATTAATCAATATAAATACTCCACTGGTAATATCCACTCTTTCGCCAAGAGAACGCTCTGCACCCGTCGAAACATTTTTCCAAAAGCCCGTCCGCAAATTGATTATTCAGGTAGGTAATTCCGATTCGGACTCTGATCCGGACTATTATCCGCCAGCGGATGATTCCATACAGGAGGAACCGCAGGAGGTAAATCGTTTGCGTGAATCGTTTCTGCGTGATCTCGACAACGCTAGTCCTTCACGGGTAATGTTAGAAAGCCCAACATATTCCCCGGTAGCACCGACCGTCTCTAGCGGAGGCGTCGAAGATGAGGGACTTGAAAATGAGCCGTTGACGTCGGAAACGACACCGGCTCAAAAGAATCCCGAAGCAGACAGCAATCAAGTGCCTTTTGAACAGCGGTTGGATCATTTCCTGAGATCCGTTCGGAGTAAAATCGATCAAAGTCAGGCCACCTTGAATGGGGCAGCTACGGATCGACCGGCACAGCGCAGCACGAGTGCCAACGTCACTCCGTCGACGGTTGGTAGTGGTCCACATGGTTTGGGCGCGGCCAGTAAGCCAGTCAAGCAAGCGGTTTCCGCACCGGTTCCCGTTACACCCTTG GCTGTTCGTCATCTGCCAAAGTCGGCACAGTTGGAGTACAAACGGCTAGTAGCTCGAATGGCACAATTGGAAAAACAAAAGCAGATAAGAATAAATGCCTTCAATCAGAGGGATGCACACAGAACGGCGACTCTGACGAAAACTATTATCAATTCTGGTGCGATGGACGCAGGTGGCgcagaaaaaaatcatgagCTGGTTGTAACCATCAACCGCGATGGACGAGATGTGCAAGACAAAACTAATCAAGTGCCGGTCCCAGCCAAAAACCAGCCGCTCACCAAACGAGACTCTGATACACTGTTCAAGCGGGTTCTGATTAATAATACGGTCATTGCGGAGAGTAGTAGAAGTAACACCCAGCCTACCGtcgaaaaccaaaacacctcAACCGAAGAAACCAAAGAACAATCTAGTGTGGCTAGTACAAGCCCGCCAATAGATGAGAGTAATGACAGTATACCTACTAAAAACGTGCCTACGAGTCCCAAGCGTAAGGTTGGATCAGTACAAACTGACCATGAGATAAGCAGTCTTCGAGAAGAATTGCATCGATTATCGACAGCCAATGGCAACAAGCAAAAGGTGCTTGCGATCGCCGAATATCGTTTTGCGAAGCATAG TCAAAGATTTCACAAAGAACTACGGGATCTTATTGCGACGGTGGAAAATGCCCAGCATGAAAGGCAAAAGCAATATGATCTGGAGAATAAGGTGGCTTTCCTTAAAGAAAAGCTGACGGTTCTCGAACGCGCCCTAGCGCTACACAAAGGCCGTATTGAGCTGATATTTCCGGCACTACAGCAGTCGCACACTAACGTGATGAATAGCAGAAAAAAGTCAATCGAGTTGAATAACCTGTGTCTAGAGATAGGACGAGCTGTTAAAGGGCCAGACTATAA TGCTCCATCCGTCGTGAACAATGAAATCCACGATCAGCTGAAAGTTCTCACATTAGAAACGAAGAAactgaaaaacatgaaaaaactgtCACTGGATGAATTCAAGCAAATGACGGCTGAACAACGCCAGACGCAGGCTATGCAACGCCGTCAGCTGACGGAGGCAGACCGTTCGCATGAGTCTGCAGCAGAAGTGAAGGATCAACCCGCAGAAGCAAATGCAACTTCCAAAGAAGTAAAGGTAGTCGTAACAAAAGATCAAGAAGATTCTCGCTCTGTAGCGAATAAGGAAAAGCCGAAACAAAACAACAATGAAACCTCTGGCCCGGGAAGTATGCATTCGACATCAGAGCGGCCGACTCAAGAAGCTCAAACGACTGTGGCCTGCGAATCCCAGACCCGATTCGGAAAGTATACATCACCTCTGGCGTCCTTCAAAGATCAAAG TGCACTAAACATTCCGGACGGTGTTATCTGTCCCTATCAGATGCGTGGCGAATGTGTTGATCAGGACTGTAAATTTGAACATTTTCAGTAG
- the LOC129722294 gene encoding aarF domain-containing kinase 1 — protein sequence MWPTRRLLKYGILGGSLLGTALSLHANDYDLNSIGIVRLGRTGATVFDIASTYKANLYKQEWPDKKDPAYLKLKSETHKLAAEKLLELCRANRGVYIKVGQHIGALEYLLPYEYVNTMKILHSNAPQNPIEDLYKVIRQDLKVNPEDIFSSFDAEPLGTASLAQVHRATLKDGTEVAVKVQHPYVKGNSIVDIKTMEVCVKLVSWAFPDFKFQWLVKETKRNIPIEMDFEHEGHNAEKVAEMFKDYRWLKIPKIFWEYTTSRVLVMEYVQGGQVNDLDYIKKEKLDPYDIANKIGQLYSNMIFLKGFVHSDPHPGNILVRKSSKGENEVILLDHGLYASLTDKFRYEYSKLWLSILKVDQAGMKRHAHALGVEGSMWGLFACMVTGRPWNSVISGIDKVKQDESEKEMIQKEGKLVIPHISDVLEKVDRQMLLVLKTNDLIRGIETTLKTQNRMTAFWVMSKCCIKNVGNREYMEAPDPWQKLSTCLRENWAILKLNLYYLYRGLITFQLLSALRMIF from the exons ATGTGGCCTACTAGACGATTACTGAAGTACGGCATTCTCGGCGGATCCCTGCTCGGGACTGCGCTTAGTTTACACGCCAACGATTATGACCTTAACTCGATTGGTATCGTACGGTTAGGCCGTACCGGCGCGACCGTTTTTGACATCGCTTCCACTTACAAGGCGAATCTTTACAAGCAGGAGTGGCCCGATAAAAAAGATCCAGCATACCTGAAGCTGAAGAGTGAAACCCACAAGCTAGCCGCAGAAAAGCTGCTGGAGCTGTGCCGAGCTAACCGTGGGGTGTACATCAAGGTAGGGCAGCACATTGGGGCGCTGGAGTATTTGCTCCCGTATGAATACGTGAATACGATGAAAATTCTGCATAGCAACGCTCCGCAGAACCCTATCGAAGATTTGTACAAGGTAATACGACAAGATTTGAAAGTGAATCCGGAggatattttttcttcgttcGATGCGGAGCCACTCGGAACAGCATCACTGGCTCAAGTGCATAGGGCAACGCTCAAGGATGGCACGGAAGTAGCCGTGAAAGTGCAACATCCCTACGTGAAGGGAAATTCAATAGTTGACATAAAGACAATGGAAGTTTGTGTTAAGCTAGTCTCGTGGGCATTTCCAGATTTCAAGTTTCAGTGGTTGGTGaaggaaacgaaacgaaacataCCTATAGAAATGGACTTCGAGCATGAAGGTCACAACGCGGAGAAGGTGGCGGAAATGTTTAAGGATTACCGCTGGTTGAAAATTCCTAAAATCTTTTGGGAATATACAACGTCTCGCGTGCTAGTCATGGAATATGTTCAGGGTGGTCAAGTTAACGATTTAGACTATATTAAAAAGGAAAAGCTCGACCCGTACGATATCGCAAACAAGATCGGGCAGCTCTATTCGAACATGATTTTCTTGAAAGGATTCGTTCACAGCGATCCGCACCCCGGAAACATACTGGTACGCAAGAGTAGCAAGGGGGAAAACGAAGTAATATTGCTTGATCATGGGTTGTACGCTTCACTAACTGACAAGTTCCGATACGAGTACTCTAAATTATGGCTTAGTATACTGAAAGTAGATCAAGCTGGTATGAAAAGGCACGCCCATGCACTTGGAGTGGAAGGTAGTATGTGGGGTCTGTTTGCCTGTATGGTTACCGGACGGCCTTGGAATTCGGTGATTAGTGGAATCGATAAAGTCAAACAGGACGAGAGCGAG AAAGAAATGATTCAAAAGGAGGGAAAGCTGGTCATTCCGCACATTTCCGACGTATTGGAAAAAGTCGACCGACAGATGCTGCTGGTGCTGAAGACGAACGATTTGATAAGGGGAATCGAAACGACGCTGAAAACACAAAACCGCATGACCGCCTTCTGGGTTATGAGCAAGTGCTGCATTAAAAACGTTGGCAATCGGGAATACATGGAGGCACCCGATCCCTGGCAGAAGCTATCGACCTGCCTGCGCGAGAATTGGGCAATTCTGAAGCTGAATCTGTACTATCTGTATCGAGGCTTAATCACTTTCCAACTGCTGTCCGCACTGAGGATGATTTTCTAG